A single window of Nocardia sp. NBC_01327 DNA harbors:
- a CDS encoding MFS transporter: protein MAGGRVHPAWIVAAVGFVALIGAAAFRSVPGVLMEPLHDEFGWSHGTIGAAVSVNVLLYGLISPFAAALMDRFGIRRVVASALLLIAAGSGLTVFMTQPWQLVATWGLLVGIGTGSMSMPFVATITGRWFVRQRGLVTGVLTAAGAAGQLVFLPLIARLAGDHGWRTPALLVAGAALVVVPLVLLFIRDFPSDVGVTAYGAEPGSAVGVRTAPVGGAGRALSVLFTVVRKPVFWLLAGGFAICGASTNGLVGTHFVSAAHDHGMPATTAAGLLALVGLFDVAGTIASGWFTDRVDSRYLLVAYFSLRGVSLLILPNLFGPDVQPSMWAFVVFYGLDWIATVPPTVALCREHFGADGPVAFGWVFASHQVGAAIAAVGAGIIRDVQGSYTLAWYIAGGLCGFAALMSASIRRKRVEPSAVDGIVRA, encoded by the coding sequence ATGGCAGGCGGCAGAGTGCATCCGGCGTGGATTGTCGCGGCTGTTGGATTCGTCGCGCTGATCGGCGCGGCCGCCTTCCGCTCGGTGCCCGGTGTGCTCATGGAGCCGCTGCACGACGAATTCGGCTGGTCGCACGGGACCATCGGTGCGGCGGTTTCGGTGAATGTGCTGCTCTACGGGCTGATTTCGCCGTTCGCGGCGGCGCTCATGGACAGGTTCGGGATTCGCCGGGTGGTGGCGAGCGCGCTGCTGCTCATTGCCGCGGGCAGCGGGCTCACCGTGTTCATGACGCAGCCGTGGCAGCTGGTGGCCACCTGGGGGCTGCTGGTGGGCATCGGTACCGGGTCCATGTCCATGCCGTTCGTCGCCACCATCACCGGCCGCTGGTTCGTGCGCCAGCGCGGGCTGGTGACCGGTGTGCTCACCGCCGCGGGTGCTGCCGGGCAACTGGTCTTCCTGCCGCTGATCGCGCGGCTCGCCGGCGATCACGGCTGGCGCACACCGGCTTTGCTGGTGGCGGGCGCCGCGCTGGTGGTGGTGCCGCTGGTGCTGCTGTTCATTCGCGACTTCCCGAGTGATGTGGGCGTCACCGCGTACGGCGCCGAGCCGGGCAGTGCGGTCGGTGTGCGCACCGCGCCCGTGGGCGGCGCCGGACGGGCGCTCAGCGTGTTGTTCACCGTGGTGCGCAAGCCCGTATTCTGGTTGCTGGCAGGCGGTTTCGCTATCTGCGGTGCATCCACCAATGGTTTGGTCGGCACGCATTTTGTCAGTGCCGCGCACGATCACGGTATGCCCGCCACCACGGCCGCCGGGCTGCTCGCGCTGGTCGGGCTGTTCGATGTGGCGGGGACCATTGCCTCGGGCTGGTTCACCGATCGGGTCGACTCGCGGTATCTGCTGGTGGCGTACTTCTCCCTGCGCGGGGTGTCGCTGCTGATCCTGCCCAATCTGTTCGGGCCCGATGTGCAGCCGAGCATGTGGGCATTCGTGGTCTTCTACGGCCTGGACTGGATCGCCACCGTGCCGCCCACGGTCGCCCTGTGCCGCGAGCACTTCGGTGCGGACGGACCGGTCGCCTTCGGCTGGGTCTTCGCCTCGCATCAGGTCGGTGCGGCGATCGCGGCCGTCGGCGCGGGCATCATCCGGGACGTGCAGGGCAGCTACACCCTGGCCTGGTACATCGCGGGCGGGCTGTGCGGATTCGCCGCGCTCATGTCGGCGAGTATCCGGCGTAAGCGGGTGGAGCCGTCAGCCGTCGATGGCATTGTGCGGGCGTGA
- a CDS encoding DUF3099 domain-containing protein, protein MPERKPAGFFRGEKEQPTLITEAAVSLEQQHHNRVRRYTIIMAFRIPCLVLSAVAYSIWGNWVISLLIIGVSIPLPWIAVLGANDRPPRSKDEPSRWDGRRNQKALDSRPHNAIDG, encoded by the coding sequence CTTCTTCCGAGGTGAGAAGGAACAGCCCACGCTGATCACCGAGGCCGCGGTCTCACTGGAACAGCAGCATCACAATCGGGTCCGCCGGTACACGATCATCATGGCCTTCCGCATTCCCTGCCTGGTGCTCTCCGCCGTCGCCTACAGCATCTGGGGCAACTGGGTCATCTCACTGCTGATCATCGGCGTCTCCATTCCGCTGCCGTGGATCGCGGTGCTCGGCGCCAATGACCGGCCCCCGCGCAGCAAGGACGAGCCCAGCCGCTGGGACGGCCGGCGCAATCAGAAGGCCCTCGACTCACGCCCGCACAATGCCATCGACGGCTGA